A genomic window from Sorex araneus isolate mSorAra2 chromosome 2, mSorAra2.pri, whole genome shotgun sequence includes:
- the LOC101540395 gene encoding olfactory receptor 14I1-like, giving the protein MDNLTAFTEFLLMDISSSRQLQLLQGALFLGVYLGALAGNLLTIGAIVSDPRLHAPMYFFITNLSFIDLCCISVTVPKLIVNSLAGSSAISLAECAAQIFLYIFFASIELSFLVVMSYDRYVAICHPLHYGLTVTPRMCTQAAGGSWATGLVYSSIHTGNMFRLPFTKSNVIHQYFCDVPQVMRISAPEVQFCEFVILAVSAGIVVGCFTSLVLSYVRIFSAVLKMRSAEARNKALSTCTPQLLILVLFVVSSLVAVFGPSSDTASLTNLLTAVFYIMAPPFLNPVIYSLRNRDIGSALARLFTRYSAIPHRHFLD; this is encoded by the coding sequence ATGGACAACCTCACGGCCTTCACGGAGTTCCTGCTCATGGACATCTCCAGCTCCCGGCAGCTGCAgctcctgcagggggcgctgttcCTGGGGGTCTACCTGGGGGCCCTGGCCGGGAACCTGCTGACCATCGGGGCCATCGTGTCCGACCCCCGCCTGCACGCTCCCATGTACTTCTTCATCACCAACCTGTCCTTCATCGACCTCTGCTGcatctctgtcactgtccccaAACTCATCGTCAACTCCCTTGCGGGCAGCTCAGCCATCTCCCTCGCGGAATGCGCCGCCCAGATCTTCctgtacattttttttgcttcaatCGAGCTGTCTTTCCTGGTGGTGATGTCCTACGACCGCTATGTCGCCATCTGTCACCCGCTGCACTACGGGCTGACGGTCACCCCCCGCATGTGCACGCAGGCGGCCGGGGGCTCCTGGGCCACGGGGCTGGTCTATTCCAGCATCCACACGGGCAACATGTTCCGGCTGCCCTTCACAAAGTCCAACGTCATCCATCAGTATTTCTGCGACGTCCCTCAGGTCATGAGGATCTCGGCGCCGGAGGTCCAGTTCTGCGAGTTTGTCATCCTCGCGGTCAGCGCTGGCATTGTCGTGGGCTGTTTCACGTCCCTGGTCCTGTCCTATGTAAGGATATTCTCTGCGGTGCTTAAGATGCGGTCAGCGGAGGCCCGAAACAAGGCCCTGTCCACCTGCACCCCGCAGCTGCTCATCCTCGTCCTGTTTGTGGTCTCTTCGTTAGTGGCCGTATTTGGGCCCAGCTCGGATACAGCGTCCCTCACCAACCTGCTGACCGCTGTCTTCTACATCATGGCGCCGCCTTTCCTGAACCCCGTCATCTACAGCCTGCGGAACCGGGACATCGGCTCTGCTCTGGCCAGGCTGTTCACCAGGTACTCTGCAATTCCACACCGTCATTTTCTTGACTGA
- the LOC105943109 gene encoding olfactory receptor 5V1-like has product MDAYNFSTVTQFTLIGLSDLPGVRYPLFVVFAVIYQVTLLGNGAILLAIGAERKLHTPMYFFLANLSLLDISCPSATVPKMLDNLLTEQHGISFLGCAVQLYFLVALMGTEVFLLAVMAYDRYVAICFPLRYGLIMTKARCVQLTAATWAAGFLNSLLHTVLTFRLSFCKSNRVNQYYCDIPQVVALACSSTFVAKLLVLVIGGVFGVGACLVTLISYVDIISTILKIQSVEGKCKAFSTCASHLLVVCLFYGAAIFTYIHPYSSQSSARDRLISMLYGVITPMLNPMIYSLRNTEVKNALRKVLGLQHCSERAS; this is encoded by the coding sequence ATGGACGCCTACAATTTCAGCACCGTGACTCAGTTTACCCTGATTGGGCTCTCGGATCTCCCTGGGGTTCGCTACCCTCTCTTTGTGGTCTTTGCTGTCATCTATCAGGTCACCTTGCTGGGCAACGGGGCCATCCTCTTGGCCATCGGGGCGGAGAGGAAGctgcacacacccatgtacttctttctGGCCAACCTGTCCCTCCTGGACATCTCCTGTCCTTCTGCCACCGTCCCCAAGATGCTGGACAACCTCCTGACGGAGCAGCACGGCATCTCCTTCCTGGGCTGTGCGGTGCAGCTCTACTTCCTGGTGGCCCTGATGGGGACGGAGGTCTTCCTCCTGGCGGTCATGGCGTATGACCGGTACGTGGCCATCTGCTTCCCCCTTCGCTACGGCCTCATCATGACCAAGGCCCGCTGTGTGCAGCTGACGGCCGCCACCTGGGCCGCGGGGTTTCTCAACTCCCTCCTGCACACGGTGCTCACCTTCCGCCTGTCTTTCTGCAAGTCCAACCGTGTCAACCAGTACTACTGCGACATCCCCCAGGTGGTGGCCCTGGCGTGCTCGTCCACGTTTGTGGCAAAGCTGCTGGTTCTGGTGATTGGGGGCGTCTTTGGGGTCGGGGCCTGCCTGGTCACCCTAATCTCCTACGTGGACATCATCTCCACCATCCTGAAGATCCAGTCTGTGGAGGGGAAGTgcaaagccttctccacctgcgcGTCCCACCTCCTGGTGGTCTGTCTCTTCTACGGAGCCGCCATCTTCACCTACATCCACCCCTACTCGAGCCAGAGCTCCGCCCGGGACAGACTCATCTCCATGCTGTACGGCGTCATCACCCCGATGCTGAACCCCATGATCTACAGCCTGAGGAACACGGAGGTGAAGAACGCGCTCCGGAAGGTCCT